Proteins encoded by one window of Rhodamnia argentea isolate NSW1041297 chromosome 6, ASM2092103v1, whole genome shotgun sequence:
- the LOC115751215 gene encoding topless-related protein 3-like isoform X3 — protein sequence MSSLSRELVFLILQFLEEEKFKESVHKLEKESGFYFNMKYFEERVQAGEWEEVEKYLTGFTKVDDNRYSMKIFFEIRKQKYLEALDRQEKAKAVEILVNDLKVFSTFNEELYKEITQLLTLSNFRENEQLSKYGDTKTARNIMLIELKKLIEANPLFRDKLIFPSLKSSRLRTLINQSLNWQHQLCKNPRPNPDIKTLFTDHTCTPPNGPLTPAPVNLPVNAVQKPAAYPPLAAHGPFPPTAAAAAGANALAGWMANASASSSVQAAVVTASSIPIPPNQVSIMKRPITPSTGPGMVDYQNPDHDQLMKRLRPAQSVEEVTYPISRQQASWSLEDLPRTVVLTMHQGSAVTSMDFHPSHPSVLLVGCTNGEITLWELVSREKLVSKPFKVWDMASCPLAAAAAAKDSVVSVTRVTCSPDGNFIGAAFTKHLVHLYAYHGSNDLRQQTEIDAHTGVVNDLSFAYPNKQLCVVTCGDDKLIKVWDLNGRKLFNFEGHEAPVYSICPHHKESIQFIFSTAIDGKIKAWLYDNMGSRVDYDAPGHGCTTMLYSADGSRLFSCGTSKEGDSFLVEWNESEGAIKRTYSGFRKKSAGVVQFDTTQNHFLAAGEDGQIKFWDMDNNNVIANTDAEGGLPSLPRLRFNKEGNLLAVTTADSGFKILANAAGLRCLKVNEMPAFEALRTPIESAAIKVSSSPAVANVSPVNCKIERSSPVRPSPLLNGVDSMGRSLEKPRVIEEAVDKTRPWQLAEITDPGQCRLVTMPDSNDTSSKVVRLIYTNSGVGILGLAANGVQKLWKWARNDQNPSGKATASVVPQHWQPSSGLLMKNEVSGGNLDEAVPCIALSKNDSYVMSACGGKVSLFNMMTFKVMTTFMPPPPASTFLAFHPQDNNIIAIGMEDSTIHIYNVRVDEVKSKLKGHQKRITGLAFSTNLNILVSSGADAQLFVWSIDSWEKRKSVPIQIPAGKAPNGDTRVQFHVDQIRLLVVHETQLAIYDASKMDRIRQWVPQDALSAPISCAAFSCNSLLVYAMFCDGNIGVFDADYLRLRCRIAPSTYLSHGALNGSQLAYPLVVATHPLEPNQLAVGLTDGSVKVMEPAESDGKWGATPPLENGMLSGRTPSSSTTSNHTPEPVQR from the exons ATGTCGTCGCTGAGCAGAGAATTGGTGTTTCTCATACTTCAGTTCCTCGAGGAAGAGAAGTTCAAGGAGTCTGTGCACAA GTTGGAGAAAGAATCAGGGTTTTACTTTAACATGAAGTACTTTGAGGAGAGAGTTCAGGCTGGAGAAtgggaagaagttgagaagtacTTGACTGGATTTACCAAAGTTGACGATAATCGTTACTCCATGAAGATCTTTTTTGAGATCAGGAAGCAGAAGTACCTTGAAGCACTTGATCG GCAAGAGAAAGCAAAAGCAGTTGAAATATTGGTGAACGATTTGAAAGTATTCTCCACATTCAACGAGGAGCTGTACAAAGAGATAACCCAGCTTCTAACTCTCAGCAATTTTAG GGAAAATGAGCAGCTCTCCAAGTATGGAGACACAAAAACTGCTAGGAACATAATGTTGATAGAGTTGAAGAAACTTATCGAGGCAAATCCTTTGTTTCGtgataagttgatttttccttCTCTAAAGTCTTCAAGATTGCGGACTTTAATTAATCAAAG TTTGAACTGGCAACACCAACTATGCAAAAACCCGAGGCCAAACCCTGACATAAAAACATTATTTACGGATCACACATGTACACCTCCCAATGGTCCTCTCACACCTGCGCCTGTAAATCTGCCTGTTAATGCAGTTCAAAAACCTGCTGCGTATCCACCACTCGCAGCACACGGG CCTTTTCCACCCACTGCAGCAGCAGCTGCTGGTGCAAATGCTTTAGCAGGTTGGATGGCCAATGCCTCTGCTTCTTCATCAGTTCAAGCGGCTGTGGTTACTGCATCTTCAATACCTATCCCACCTAACCAAG TTTCAATCATGAAAAGACCAATAACACCTTCAACAGGTCCTGGGATGGTTGATTATCAGAATCCAGATCACGACCAACTAATGAAGAGGCTTAGACCTGCTCAGTCTGTTGAGGAG GTTACATACCCTATATCTCGGCAACAAGCTTCTTGGTCTTTGGAGGATTTGCCTAGAACGGTTGTTTTGACCATGCATCAAGGATCTGCTGTCACTAGCATGGATTTTCATCCCTCCCATCCTTCAGTGCTTCTTG TTGGGTGTACTAATGGTGAAATTACACTCTGGGAACTCGTATCACGGGAGAAACTGGTTTCAAAGCCATTCAAAGTTTGGGATATGGCCTCCTGTCCACTG gctgctgcagctgctgctaAGGATAGTGTTGTATCTGTCACCCGTGTTACATGTAGTCCAGATGGAAATTTCATTG GTGCTGCATTCACCAAGCATTTGGTACACCTATATGCCTATCATGGATCCAATGATTTACGTCAGCAAACGGAG ATTGATGCCCATACAGGTGTTGTCAATGACTTGTCATTTGCTTATCCTAACAAACAACTATGCGTTGTGACATGTGGAGATGACAAGTTGATAAAG GTGTGGGACTTGAATGGAAGGAAATTATTTAACTTTGAAGGCCATGAAGCACCTGTATATTCTATCTGTCCGCATCACAAGGAAAGTATTCAG TTTATATTTTCAACTGCAATAGATGGAAAAATAAAGGCCTGGCTCTATGACAATATGGGTTCTAGAGTTGATTATGATGCTCCTGGTCATGGGTGTACGACAATGCTTTACAGTGCCGACGGAAGTAG GTTGTTCTCATGTGGAACAAGTAAAGAGGGAGACTCTTTCCTTGTGGAGTGGAATGAAAGTGAGGGAGCAATAAAGCGGACATACTCTGGGTTCAGGAAAAAGTCTGCTGGTGTTGTGCAATTCGATACCacacaaaatcattttttggctGCTGGTGAAGATGGccaaataaaattttgggacATGGATAATAATAATGTCATAGCCAACACTGATGCAGAAGGTGGACTTCCG AGTCTTCCTCGCTTGAGATTCAATAAAGAAGGTAATTTACTTGCTGTTACTACGGCTGACAGTGGATTCAAGATACTTGCAAATGCAGCTGGTCTCAGATGCTTAAAAGTGAATGAAATGCCTGCATTTGAGGCTTTGAGAACTCCAATTGAGTCTGCAGCGATTAAG GTTTCTAGCTCTCCTGCTGTTGCAAATGTCAGCCCAGTCAATTGCAAGATTGAAAGAAGCTCTCCAGTCAGACCTTCTCCGCTTCTT AATGGAGTGGATTCCATGGGACGGAGCCTGGAGAAACCAAGAGTAATTGAGGAAGCAGTTGATAAAACCAGACCCTGGCAGTTGGCTGAAATAACCGATCCTGGCCAGTGCCGGTTGGTTACCATGCCTGACAGCAATGATACTTCCAGCAAG GTTGTTAGGCTTATCTACACGAACTCAGGTGTTGGCATTTTGGGCCTCGCAGCAAATGGTGTTCAGAAGCTGTGGAAGTGGGCCCGAAATGATCAAAATCCAAGTGGAAAG GCCACTGCCAGTGTTGTTCCTCAGCATTGGCAACCGAGCAGTGGTCTTCTTATGAAAAATGAGGTATCGGGTGGTAATTTGGATGAAGCAGTACCATGCATAGCGCTCTCAAAGAATGATTCATACGTTATGTCTGCTTGTGGTGGCAAGGTCTCATTGTTTAACATGATGACTTTCAAG GTAATGACGACGTTCATGCCACCCCCTCCTGCTTCAACCTTCCTTGCATTCCATCCTCAGGATAATAACATCATTGCGATTGGAATGGAGGATTCAACTATCCATATCTACAATGTCAGAGTTGATGAG GTGAAATCGAAATTGAAGGGCCACCAGAAGCGCATAACTGGTTTAGCCTTCTCCACCAATCTCAATATTCTGGTCTCGTCAGGTGCTGATGCTCAA CTTTTTGTATGGAGCATTGATTCCTGGGAGAAAAGGAAATCTGTCCCAATCCAAATACCAGCTGGAAAAGCACCTAATGGTGACACTCGAGTACAATTTCATGTAGATCAAATACGTTTACTCGTAGTTCATGAGACGCAGTTGGCAATATACGATGCATCCAAAATGGATCGCATTAGACAG TGGGTCCCGCAAGATGCGCTTTCCGCTCCAATATCTTGTGCAGCATTTTCCTGCAACAGCTTGTTGGTGTATGCGATGTTCTGTGATGGTAACATTGGGGTGTTTGATGCTGATTACCTCAGATTAAGATGCCGCATAGCTCCATCCACCTACTTGTCCCATGGGGCTTTGAATGG AAGTCAACTGGCGTATCCCCTCGTGGTTGCGACGCATCCGCTGGAACCCAACCAATTAGCCGTTGGTTTGACAGATGGGTCTGTCAAGGTGATGGAACCTGCAGAATCGGATGGAAAATGGGGAGCAACTCCACCCTTAGAAAACGGGATGCTGAGTGGTAGAACACCGTCGTCGTCTACTACAAGCAACCACACTCCAGAACCAGTACAGAGATAG
- the LOC115751215 gene encoding topless-related protein 3-like isoform X2: protein MSSLSRELVFLILQFLEEEKFKESVHKLEKESGFYFNMKYFEERVQAGEWEEVEKYLTGFTKVDDNRYSMKIFFEIRKQKYLEALDRQEKAKAVEILVNDLKVFSTFNEELYKEITQLLTLSNFRENEQLSKYGDTKTARNIMLIELKKLIEANPLFRDKLIFPSLKSSRLRTLINQSLNWQHQLCKNPRPNPDIKTLFTDHTCTPPNGPLTPAPVNLPVNAVQKPAAYPPLAAHGPFPPTAAAAAGANALAGWMANASASSSVQAAVVTASSIPIPPNQVSIMKRPITPSTGPGMVDYQNPDHDQLMKRLRPAQSVEEVTYPISRQQASWSLEDLPRTVVLTMHQGSAVTSMDFHPSHPSVLLVGCTNGEITLWELVSREKLVSKPFKVWDMASCPLVFQAAAAAKDSVVSVTRVTCSPDGNFIGAAFTKHLVHLYAYHGSNDLRQQTEIDAHTGVVNDLSFAYPNKQLCVVTCGDDKLIKVWDLNGRKLFNFEGHEAPVYSICPHHKESIQFIFSTAIDGKIKAWLYDNMGSRVDYDAPGHGCTTMLYSADGSRLFSCGTSKEGDSFLVEWNESEGAIKRTYSGFRKKSAGVVQFDTTQNHFLAAGEDGQIKFWDMDNNNVIANTDAEGGLPSLPRLRFNKEGNLLAVTTADSGFKILANAAGLRCLKVNEMPAFEALRTPIESAAIKVSSSPAVANVSPVNCKIERSSPVRPSPLLNGVDSMGRSLEKPRVIEEAVDKTRPWQLAEITDPGQCRLVTMPDSNDTSSKVVRLIYTNSGVGILGLAANGVQKLWKWARNDQNPSGKATASVVPQHWQPSSGLLMKNEVSGGNLDEAVPCIALSKNDSYVMSACGGKVSLFNMMTFKVMTTFMPPPPASTFLAFHPQDNNIIAIGMEDSTIHIYNVRVDEVKSKLKGHQKRITGLAFSTNLNILVSSGADAQLFVWSIDSWEKRKSVPIQIPAGKAPNGDTRVQFHVDQIRLLVVHETQLAIYDASKMDRIRQWVPQDALSAPISCAAFSCNSLLVYAMFCDGNIGVFDADYLRLRCRIAPSTYLSHGALNGSQLAYPLVVATHPLEPNQLAVGLTDGSVKVMEPAESDGKWGATPPLENGMLSGRTPSSSTTSNHTPEPVQR, encoded by the exons ATGTCGTCGCTGAGCAGAGAATTGGTGTTTCTCATACTTCAGTTCCTCGAGGAAGAGAAGTTCAAGGAGTCTGTGCACAA GTTGGAGAAAGAATCAGGGTTTTACTTTAACATGAAGTACTTTGAGGAGAGAGTTCAGGCTGGAGAAtgggaagaagttgagaagtacTTGACTGGATTTACCAAAGTTGACGATAATCGTTACTCCATGAAGATCTTTTTTGAGATCAGGAAGCAGAAGTACCTTGAAGCACTTGATCG GCAAGAGAAAGCAAAAGCAGTTGAAATATTGGTGAACGATTTGAAAGTATTCTCCACATTCAACGAGGAGCTGTACAAAGAGATAACCCAGCTTCTAACTCTCAGCAATTTTAG GGAAAATGAGCAGCTCTCCAAGTATGGAGACACAAAAACTGCTAGGAACATAATGTTGATAGAGTTGAAGAAACTTATCGAGGCAAATCCTTTGTTTCGtgataagttgatttttccttCTCTAAAGTCTTCAAGATTGCGGACTTTAATTAATCAAAG TTTGAACTGGCAACACCAACTATGCAAAAACCCGAGGCCAAACCCTGACATAAAAACATTATTTACGGATCACACATGTACACCTCCCAATGGTCCTCTCACACCTGCGCCTGTAAATCTGCCTGTTAATGCAGTTCAAAAACCTGCTGCGTATCCACCACTCGCAGCACACGGG CCTTTTCCACCCACTGCAGCAGCAGCTGCTGGTGCAAATGCTTTAGCAGGTTGGATGGCCAATGCCTCTGCTTCTTCATCAGTTCAAGCGGCTGTGGTTACTGCATCTTCAATACCTATCCCACCTAACCAAG TTTCAATCATGAAAAGACCAATAACACCTTCAACAGGTCCTGGGATGGTTGATTATCAGAATCCAGATCACGACCAACTAATGAAGAGGCTTAGACCTGCTCAGTCTGTTGAGGAG GTTACATACCCTATATCTCGGCAACAAGCTTCTTGGTCTTTGGAGGATTTGCCTAGAACGGTTGTTTTGACCATGCATCAAGGATCTGCTGTCACTAGCATGGATTTTCATCCCTCCCATCCTTCAGTGCTTCTTG TTGGGTGTACTAATGGTGAAATTACACTCTGGGAACTCGTATCACGGGAGAAACTGGTTTCAAAGCCATTCAAAGTTTGGGATATGGCCTCCTGTCCACTGGTATTTCAG gctgcagctgctgctaAGGATAGTGTTGTATCTGTCACCCGTGTTACATGTAGTCCAGATGGAAATTTCATTG GTGCTGCATTCACCAAGCATTTGGTACACCTATATGCCTATCATGGATCCAATGATTTACGTCAGCAAACGGAG ATTGATGCCCATACAGGTGTTGTCAATGACTTGTCATTTGCTTATCCTAACAAACAACTATGCGTTGTGACATGTGGAGATGACAAGTTGATAAAG GTGTGGGACTTGAATGGAAGGAAATTATTTAACTTTGAAGGCCATGAAGCACCTGTATATTCTATCTGTCCGCATCACAAGGAAAGTATTCAG TTTATATTTTCAACTGCAATAGATGGAAAAATAAAGGCCTGGCTCTATGACAATATGGGTTCTAGAGTTGATTATGATGCTCCTGGTCATGGGTGTACGACAATGCTTTACAGTGCCGACGGAAGTAG GTTGTTCTCATGTGGAACAAGTAAAGAGGGAGACTCTTTCCTTGTGGAGTGGAATGAAAGTGAGGGAGCAATAAAGCGGACATACTCTGGGTTCAGGAAAAAGTCTGCTGGTGTTGTGCAATTCGATACCacacaaaatcattttttggctGCTGGTGAAGATGGccaaataaaattttgggacATGGATAATAATAATGTCATAGCCAACACTGATGCAGAAGGTGGACTTCCG AGTCTTCCTCGCTTGAGATTCAATAAAGAAGGTAATTTACTTGCTGTTACTACGGCTGACAGTGGATTCAAGATACTTGCAAATGCAGCTGGTCTCAGATGCTTAAAAGTGAATGAAATGCCTGCATTTGAGGCTTTGAGAACTCCAATTGAGTCTGCAGCGATTAAG GTTTCTAGCTCTCCTGCTGTTGCAAATGTCAGCCCAGTCAATTGCAAGATTGAAAGAAGCTCTCCAGTCAGACCTTCTCCGCTTCTT AATGGAGTGGATTCCATGGGACGGAGCCTGGAGAAACCAAGAGTAATTGAGGAAGCAGTTGATAAAACCAGACCCTGGCAGTTGGCTGAAATAACCGATCCTGGCCAGTGCCGGTTGGTTACCATGCCTGACAGCAATGATACTTCCAGCAAG GTTGTTAGGCTTATCTACACGAACTCAGGTGTTGGCATTTTGGGCCTCGCAGCAAATGGTGTTCAGAAGCTGTGGAAGTGGGCCCGAAATGATCAAAATCCAAGTGGAAAG GCCACTGCCAGTGTTGTTCCTCAGCATTGGCAACCGAGCAGTGGTCTTCTTATGAAAAATGAGGTATCGGGTGGTAATTTGGATGAAGCAGTACCATGCATAGCGCTCTCAAAGAATGATTCATACGTTATGTCTGCTTGTGGTGGCAAGGTCTCATTGTTTAACATGATGACTTTCAAG GTAATGACGACGTTCATGCCACCCCCTCCTGCTTCAACCTTCCTTGCATTCCATCCTCAGGATAATAACATCATTGCGATTGGAATGGAGGATTCAACTATCCATATCTACAATGTCAGAGTTGATGAG GTGAAATCGAAATTGAAGGGCCACCAGAAGCGCATAACTGGTTTAGCCTTCTCCACCAATCTCAATATTCTGGTCTCGTCAGGTGCTGATGCTCAA CTTTTTGTATGGAGCATTGATTCCTGGGAGAAAAGGAAATCTGTCCCAATCCAAATACCAGCTGGAAAAGCACCTAATGGTGACACTCGAGTACAATTTCATGTAGATCAAATACGTTTACTCGTAGTTCATGAGACGCAGTTGGCAATATACGATGCATCCAAAATGGATCGCATTAGACAG TGGGTCCCGCAAGATGCGCTTTCCGCTCCAATATCTTGTGCAGCATTTTCCTGCAACAGCTTGTTGGTGTATGCGATGTTCTGTGATGGTAACATTGGGGTGTTTGATGCTGATTACCTCAGATTAAGATGCCGCATAGCTCCATCCACCTACTTGTCCCATGGGGCTTTGAATGG AAGTCAACTGGCGTATCCCCTCGTGGTTGCGACGCATCCGCTGGAACCCAACCAATTAGCCGTTGGTTTGACAGATGGGTCTGTCAAGGTGATGGAACCTGCAGAATCGGATGGAAAATGGGGAGCAACTCCACCCTTAGAAAACGGGATGCTGAGTGGTAGAACACCGTCGTCGTCTACTACAAGCAACCACACTCCAGAACCAGTACAGAGATAG
- the LOC115751215 gene encoding topless-related protein 3-like isoform X4, whose product MSSLSRELVFLILQFLEEEKFKESVHKLEKESGFYFNMKYFEERVQAGEWEEVEKYLTGFTKVDDNRYSMKIFFEIRKQKYLEALDRQEKAKAVEILVNDLKVFSTFNEELYKEITQLLTLSNFRENEQLSKYGDTKTARNIMLIELKKLIEANPLFRDKLIFPSLKSSRLRTLINQSLNWQHQLCKNPRPNPDIKTLFTDHTCTPPNGPLTPAPVNLPVNAVQKPAAYPPLAAHGPFPPTAAAAAGANALAGWMANASASSSVQAAVVTASSIPIPPNQVSIMKRPITPSTGPGMVDYQNPDHDQLMKRLRPAQSVEEVTYPISRQQASWSLEDLPRTVVLTMHQGSAVTSMDFHPSHPSVLLVGCTNGEITLWELVSREKLVSKPFKVWDMASCPLAAAAAKDSVVSVTRVTCSPDGNFIGAAFTKHLVHLYAYHGSNDLRQQTEIDAHTGVVNDLSFAYPNKQLCVVTCGDDKLIKVWDLNGRKLFNFEGHEAPVYSICPHHKESIQFIFSTAIDGKIKAWLYDNMGSRVDYDAPGHGCTTMLYSADGSRLFSCGTSKEGDSFLVEWNESEGAIKRTYSGFRKKSAGVVQFDTTQNHFLAAGEDGQIKFWDMDNNNVIANTDAEGGLPSLPRLRFNKEGNLLAVTTADSGFKILANAAGLRCLKVNEMPAFEALRTPIESAAIKVSSSPAVANVSPVNCKIERSSPVRPSPLLNGVDSMGRSLEKPRVIEEAVDKTRPWQLAEITDPGQCRLVTMPDSNDTSSKVVRLIYTNSGVGILGLAANGVQKLWKWARNDQNPSGKATASVVPQHWQPSSGLLMKNEVSGGNLDEAVPCIALSKNDSYVMSACGGKVSLFNMMTFKVMTTFMPPPPASTFLAFHPQDNNIIAIGMEDSTIHIYNVRVDEVKSKLKGHQKRITGLAFSTNLNILVSSGADAQLFVWSIDSWEKRKSVPIQIPAGKAPNGDTRVQFHVDQIRLLVVHETQLAIYDASKMDRIRQWVPQDALSAPISCAAFSCNSLLVYAMFCDGNIGVFDADYLRLRCRIAPSTYLSHGALNGSQLAYPLVVATHPLEPNQLAVGLTDGSVKVMEPAESDGKWGATPPLENGMLSGRTPSSSTTSNHTPEPVQR is encoded by the exons ATGTCGTCGCTGAGCAGAGAATTGGTGTTTCTCATACTTCAGTTCCTCGAGGAAGAGAAGTTCAAGGAGTCTGTGCACAA GTTGGAGAAAGAATCAGGGTTTTACTTTAACATGAAGTACTTTGAGGAGAGAGTTCAGGCTGGAGAAtgggaagaagttgagaagtacTTGACTGGATTTACCAAAGTTGACGATAATCGTTACTCCATGAAGATCTTTTTTGAGATCAGGAAGCAGAAGTACCTTGAAGCACTTGATCG GCAAGAGAAAGCAAAAGCAGTTGAAATATTGGTGAACGATTTGAAAGTATTCTCCACATTCAACGAGGAGCTGTACAAAGAGATAACCCAGCTTCTAACTCTCAGCAATTTTAG GGAAAATGAGCAGCTCTCCAAGTATGGAGACACAAAAACTGCTAGGAACATAATGTTGATAGAGTTGAAGAAACTTATCGAGGCAAATCCTTTGTTTCGtgataagttgatttttccttCTCTAAAGTCTTCAAGATTGCGGACTTTAATTAATCAAAG TTTGAACTGGCAACACCAACTATGCAAAAACCCGAGGCCAAACCCTGACATAAAAACATTATTTACGGATCACACATGTACACCTCCCAATGGTCCTCTCACACCTGCGCCTGTAAATCTGCCTGTTAATGCAGTTCAAAAACCTGCTGCGTATCCACCACTCGCAGCACACGGG CCTTTTCCACCCACTGCAGCAGCAGCTGCTGGTGCAAATGCTTTAGCAGGTTGGATGGCCAATGCCTCTGCTTCTTCATCAGTTCAAGCGGCTGTGGTTACTGCATCTTCAATACCTATCCCACCTAACCAAG TTTCAATCATGAAAAGACCAATAACACCTTCAACAGGTCCTGGGATGGTTGATTATCAGAATCCAGATCACGACCAACTAATGAAGAGGCTTAGACCTGCTCAGTCTGTTGAGGAG GTTACATACCCTATATCTCGGCAACAAGCTTCTTGGTCTTTGGAGGATTTGCCTAGAACGGTTGTTTTGACCATGCATCAAGGATCTGCTGTCACTAGCATGGATTTTCATCCCTCCCATCCTTCAGTGCTTCTTG TTGGGTGTACTAATGGTGAAATTACACTCTGGGAACTCGTATCACGGGAGAAACTGGTTTCAAAGCCATTCAAAGTTTGGGATATGGCCTCCTGTCCACTG gctgcagctgctgctaAGGATAGTGTTGTATCTGTCACCCGTGTTACATGTAGTCCAGATGGAAATTTCATTG GTGCTGCATTCACCAAGCATTTGGTACACCTATATGCCTATCATGGATCCAATGATTTACGTCAGCAAACGGAG ATTGATGCCCATACAGGTGTTGTCAATGACTTGTCATTTGCTTATCCTAACAAACAACTATGCGTTGTGACATGTGGAGATGACAAGTTGATAAAG GTGTGGGACTTGAATGGAAGGAAATTATTTAACTTTGAAGGCCATGAAGCACCTGTATATTCTATCTGTCCGCATCACAAGGAAAGTATTCAG TTTATATTTTCAACTGCAATAGATGGAAAAATAAAGGCCTGGCTCTATGACAATATGGGTTCTAGAGTTGATTATGATGCTCCTGGTCATGGGTGTACGACAATGCTTTACAGTGCCGACGGAAGTAG GTTGTTCTCATGTGGAACAAGTAAAGAGGGAGACTCTTTCCTTGTGGAGTGGAATGAAAGTGAGGGAGCAATAAAGCGGACATACTCTGGGTTCAGGAAAAAGTCTGCTGGTGTTGTGCAATTCGATACCacacaaaatcattttttggctGCTGGTGAAGATGGccaaataaaattttgggacATGGATAATAATAATGTCATAGCCAACACTGATGCAGAAGGTGGACTTCCG AGTCTTCCTCGCTTGAGATTCAATAAAGAAGGTAATTTACTTGCTGTTACTACGGCTGACAGTGGATTCAAGATACTTGCAAATGCAGCTGGTCTCAGATGCTTAAAAGTGAATGAAATGCCTGCATTTGAGGCTTTGAGAACTCCAATTGAGTCTGCAGCGATTAAG GTTTCTAGCTCTCCTGCTGTTGCAAATGTCAGCCCAGTCAATTGCAAGATTGAAAGAAGCTCTCCAGTCAGACCTTCTCCGCTTCTT AATGGAGTGGATTCCATGGGACGGAGCCTGGAGAAACCAAGAGTAATTGAGGAAGCAGTTGATAAAACCAGACCCTGGCAGTTGGCTGAAATAACCGATCCTGGCCAGTGCCGGTTGGTTACCATGCCTGACAGCAATGATACTTCCAGCAAG GTTGTTAGGCTTATCTACACGAACTCAGGTGTTGGCATTTTGGGCCTCGCAGCAAATGGTGTTCAGAAGCTGTGGAAGTGGGCCCGAAATGATCAAAATCCAAGTGGAAAG GCCACTGCCAGTGTTGTTCCTCAGCATTGGCAACCGAGCAGTGGTCTTCTTATGAAAAATGAGGTATCGGGTGGTAATTTGGATGAAGCAGTACCATGCATAGCGCTCTCAAAGAATGATTCATACGTTATGTCTGCTTGTGGTGGCAAGGTCTCATTGTTTAACATGATGACTTTCAAG GTAATGACGACGTTCATGCCACCCCCTCCTGCTTCAACCTTCCTTGCATTCCATCCTCAGGATAATAACATCATTGCGATTGGAATGGAGGATTCAACTATCCATATCTACAATGTCAGAGTTGATGAG GTGAAATCGAAATTGAAGGGCCACCAGAAGCGCATAACTGGTTTAGCCTTCTCCACCAATCTCAATATTCTGGTCTCGTCAGGTGCTGATGCTCAA CTTTTTGTATGGAGCATTGATTCCTGGGAGAAAAGGAAATCTGTCCCAATCCAAATACCAGCTGGAAAAGCACCTAATGGTGACACTCGAGTACAATTTCATGTAGATCAAATACGTTTACTCGTAGTTCATGAGACGCAGTTGGCAATATACGATGCATCCAAAATGGATCGCATTAGACAG TGGGTCCCGCAAGATGCGCTTTCCGCTCCAATATCTTGTGCAGCATTTTCCTGCAACAGCTTGTTGGTGTATGCGATGTTCTGTGATGGTAACATTGGGGTGTTTGATGCTGATTACCTCAGATTAAGATGCCGCATAGCTCCATCCACCTACTTGTCCCATGGGGCTTTGAATGG AAGTCAACTGGCGTATCCCCTCGTGGTTGCGACGCATCCGCTGGAACCCAACCAATTAGCCGTTGGTTTGACAGATGGGTCTGTCAAGGTGATGGAACCTGCAGAATCGGATGGAAAATGGGGAGCAACTCCACCCTTAGAAAACGGGATGCTGAGTGGTAGAACACCGTCGTCGTCTACTACAAGCAACCACACTCCAGAACCAGTACAGAGATAG